The following nucleotide sequence is from Gymnodinialimonas sp. 202GB13-11.
CAACGCTGCCGCTCCATCGCAAGGATGACTTCCGACAGATGCTCTGCCGCCGACCGGTTCACCGCGCGGATCGTCTCACCACCGGCAATGCCATCGGCGCTGATGCCATTGTCGATCTGGAATTCAACGACGGCCTGCTGAATGCGTGCGTCATATTCCGCTGTCATCGAGCGTTCGAGATAGCCCATCGTGATCAGGCGATTGCGCAGCTGCACCACAGCGTCACCCGTTGCGCCAGGCGCGAGAGATCCCGCCTGCACAGTCGGACCATAACCGCCATTGTCGATCAGGTTTTCCAGATGCAGCTTGGCGCGCATCAGGCGCGTATATTCCGGGTGCTGCGGCGCCAGCGTGGCGATGTATTCATAGGGGTTTGCGTCCACGAACTCCGTGAACAGCTCAAGCGGATCGCGACGCGGCAAGGTGTGAACGATATCACCTACGATATCGCCCGGCTCAAGGAAGCCAGAATGAATGTCCTGCGCATATTGCAGGAAGAGGAGCGAGGCCTGCACATCAGCACGGCCCATCTCATAGGGGTTGGTGGCGTTCTCAAAGGCCGCGACCAGGTCTGTCGTGTCATAGCGCTGCGTCGGCAGGCCATGATTGTGCGCCTCCGCCAATGCGCTGAACAGCGCGTTCCGGCGATCGGCTGCATCTACGGTCGTCCAGATCGGCTGGAAATCCCGCTCCCGATAGAATGCGGCCAATTGCTCCTCGGTGGAGGACGCCTCGGCAATGGCTTGCCGCAAGCTGGAAAAAGCCTGTGCTTCGGCCTGCGTCGGCGCAAGAACGAGCGTCACAACGGGCGTGGTGGCCAAGGCGAGCGAGAGAAGCGAAAGCCTCGCGAGTTTCAACATGTTAACGTATCCCCGGTTGGAAATGTGTGGTGCAGCCGTCAATGCCTCACCCTTACGTGAGCCTGCGCGCAAGTCCATTCACGTTTCTGCAAGTTTTTCAGGGTAGTTTCACGGATGCAACGGCGGGTTTCCGGACCTGTCACATCATAATGAGAGGTTTCGTGAACACGTCCCTGCCGCGGCGTCATCGGCAATTTTCCGCTAAACCGGCAGAAAATCGCCGAAATTCGGGGACATATCCACAAGCTAAGGGCATCGGGGCTTTCAGAAAAGTTTCGATTGTGTCATTCAAGCCGCACTGAGCCTGTGGGGATGGCACACGAGTTTGTGATGATCGCATGGACAAGCGATCGAGGTGCTGAATGGAACGGGCAGAACAAGGGGCAATGAACCCATGACGACAACGAATTTTACGCGGCGCGCGCTCATGCGTG
It contains:
- a CDS encoding murein L,D-transpeptidase, whose amino-acid sequence is MLKLARLSLLSLALATTPVVTLVLAPTQAEAQAFSSLRQAIAEASSTEEQLAAFYRERDFQPIWTTVDAADRRNALFSALAEAHNHGLPTQRYDTTDLVAAFENATNPYEMGRADVQASLLFLQYAQDIHSGFLEPGDIVGDIVHTLPRRDPLELFTEFVDANPYEYIATLAPQHPEYTRLMRAKLHLENLIDNGGYGPTVQAGSLAPGATGDAVVQLRNRLITMGYLERSMTAEYDARIQQAVVEFQIDNGISADGIAGGETIRAVNRSAAEHLSEVILAMERQRWMNFDRGDRHIFVNLPDFHTRVIDDGEVTFITRSVIGSRDSDRRTPEFSDTMEHMVINPSWYVPRSIARGYIPSILAGGANHLQLMANGRPVSRGAVDWSRYSASNFPFDLRQPPGPRNALGLVKFMFPNQWNIYLHDSPDQHLMTHEVRAYSAGCIRLDDPFDLAYHLLAAQEDDPRTFFDTILNSGRETQVNLVEPVPVHLVYWTAWVDTEGRLNFRNDIYGRNAILRDAIANLGVEIRGVNS